One Phoenix dactylifera cultivar Barhee BC4 chromosome 14, palm_55x_up_171113_PBpolish2nd_filt_p, whole genome shotgun sequence DNA window includes the following coding sequences:
- the LOC120113050 gene encoding GDSL esterase/lipase ACHE-like, translating to MKLSPLLLGYLSVLLLLSVPVSSSPCHFPAVVNLGDSNSDTGGLSAAFGPVRTPYGETFFRMPAGRYSDGRLIIDFIAESFGLPYLSAYLDSLGTNFRHGANFASAAATIMPQNTTLSQGGYSPFSLDVQLDEFLQFKSRSQTIYERGGVYRELMPRKEYFSRALYTFDIGQNDITAFSFLNISANDYIPNALNEFSSVIKSIYEEGGRSFWIHNTGPLGCLSYVLLRMPLTAEQLDSAGCAIPYNQLAQQFNRMLNETVIQLRKDLPLAAIALVDIYSVKYKLISEATKYGFEQPLRVCCGYGGGEYNFDFNVRCSDTAEVNGTNVLLGKSCKDPSKSIIWDGVHYTEAANRWVFDQIKGGAFSDPPVPLSMACRREKP from the exons ATGAagctttctcctcttcttcttggcTACCTATCAGTTCTGCTGCTGCTCTCAGTCCCAGTCTCATCCTCGCCATGCCATTTCCCTGCCGTTGTCAATCTGGGCGACTCAAATTCAGATACAGGTGGTCTCTCAGCCGCCTTCGGGCCGGTCCGCACACCGTACGGTGAGACCTTCTTCAGGATGCCTGCAGGCAGGTACTCAGATGGCCGCCTTATCATCGACTTCATTG CTGAGAGCTTTGGATTGCCATACCTCAGTGCCTACCTTGATTCATTGGGCACGAATTTCCGGCATGGTGCTAATTTTGCGTCCGCAGCAGCTACAATTATGCCGCAGAACACAACCCTTTCTCAGGGTGGCTACAGTCCCTTCTCTTTAGATGTGCAGCTGGATGAGTTCTTGCAGTTCAAATCCCGGTCTCAAACGATCTACGAACGAG GAGGAGTTTACAGGGAATTGATGCCCAGAAAGGAGTACTTCTCTCGAGCGCTGTATACATTCGACATCGGTCAGAACGACATCACTGCCTTCTCTTTCCTTAACATATCGGCAAACGATTACATCCCGAATGCTTTGAATGAGTTCTCGTCGGTGATAAAG AGCATCTACGAGGAGGGAGGAAGGTCATTTTGGATCCACAACACTGGTCCTCTCGGCTGCCTTTCTTATGTTTTGTTACGAATGCCCCTCACAGCAGAACAGTTGGACTCTGCCGGCTGTGCCATTCCCTACAATCAACTAGCCCAGCAATTCAACAGGATGCTCAATGAAACAGTAATCCAGCTAAGAAAGGATCTTCCTCTCGCAGCGATCGCATTGGTCGACATATACTCCGTCAAGTACAAACTCATAAGTGAAGCCACAAAGTACG GATTTGAGCAGCCACTTAGAGTTTGCTGTGGATATGGTGGTGGCGAGTACAACTTCGATTTCAATGTGAGATGCAGTGATACGGCTGAGGTGAATGGCACTAATGTTCTGCTCGGCAAGTCATGCAAGGATCCCTCAAAAAGCATTATTTGGGATGGAGTTCATTACACAGAGGCTGCAAACAGGTGGGTGTTTGATCAGATCAAAGGTGGGGCATTTTCAGATCCTCCCGTCCCATTGAGCATGGCATGTCGCAGGGAGAAGCCATGA